One stretch of Zingiber officinale cultivar Zhangliang chromosome 6B, Zo_v1.1, whole genome shotgun sequence DNA includes these proteins:
- the LOC121993174 gene encoding BTB/POZ domain-containing protein At1g55760-like produces the protein MSERAYRVETTPRLAQWRIDTLSPFSFRKSDPFKIGLWNWYLAVEKNRQLLVKLYPEGSNLTKEKPPIASLIIKIVSLSAPNRNTLIHPGISDKLLKNSGDCVWAIDTLFTGRFIIDVEFLDLKIVPSSGGEPASIWTSYQATKQTEAAVLNSLGRMLSESIHTDITINVTDGSIGAHRAVLATRSPVFDSMFSHNLREKEHSTINISDMSFDACQAFLNFIYGNFQLEEFMVHRIALLRAADKYDISDLKEACHESLVEDIDTRNVLERLQIAHLHHLSKLKSSCFRYLVNFGKIYEIHEEFNDFMQSADRELIAEVFHEVLAAWRGI, from the exons ATGAGCGAGCGCGCGTACCGGGTGGAGACCACGCCGCGGCTCGCTCAATGGAGGATCGATACCCTCTCCCCTTTCTCCTTTCGCAAGTCCGACCCCTTCAAGATCGGTCTCTGGAACTG GTACCTTGCAGTTGAGAAGAACAGGCAACTCCTTGTGAAGCTATATCCCGAGGGTTCAAACTTGACAAAGGAGAAGCCACCAATTGCTTCCTTGATTATCAAGATTGTTTCTCTGTCTGCACCAAATCGCAACACCCTCATTCATCCAG GAATTTCTGACAAGCTGCTAAAGAACAGTGGCGACTGTGTCTGGGCCATTGACACCTTGTTCACTGGGCGATTCATCATCGACGTCGAGTTCCTTGATCTAAAGATTGTACCTTCATCA GGTGGTGAACCTGCCTCGATTTGGACCAGCTATCAGGCAACAAAGCAAACTGAAGCCGCAGTCCTCAACTCACTCGGAAGGATGCTGAGTGAGAGCATCCACACTGACATCACAATCAATGTCACTGATGGTAGCATTGGTGCACACAGGGCCGTCCTCGCTACAAGATCTCCCGTTTTCGACAGCATGTTCTCCCACAACCTTAGGGAGAAAGAACATTCCACCATCAACATCTCCGACATGTCCTTTGATGCTTGCCAAGCCTTCCTCAACTTCATTTATGGCAACTTCCAGCTCGAAGAGTTCATGGTACACCGCATTGCCCTCCTCCGAGCGGCTGACAAGTATGATATCTCCGACCTAAAGGAGGCATGCCACGAAAGCCTAGTAGAAGACATTGATACTAGGAATGTTCTCGAGAGGCTCCAGATTGCCCATCTCCACCACTTGTCCAAGCTAAAGAGTTCCTGCTTCCGATACCTAGTGAACTTTGGAAAGATATACGAGATTCACGAAGAATTTAACGACTTTATGCAGAGCGCCGATAGAGAACTCATAGCTGAAGTATTTCATGAGGTTCTGGCTGCGTGGAGAGGTATATAA
- the LOC121993175 gene encoding ras-related protein RABB1c-like — translation MTSPPANVLSLRQVGHSKGPFHPHIKGRLLTPEATRNVSSASSHANLAEEPKSVAAVICSSVFGRFEFVPKFPLFLDLDLDLDLGFEAGWFWIRGRMSYAYLFKYIIIGDTGVGKSCLLLQFTDKRFQPVHDLTIGVEFGARMINIDNKPIKLQIWDTAGQESFRSITRSYYRGAAGALLVYDITRRETFNHLASWLEDARQHANANMTIMLIGNKCDLAHRRAVSTEEGEQFAKEHGLIFMEASAKTAQNVEEAFIRTAATIYKKIQDGVFDVSNESYGIKIGYGGVPGPSGGRDSSSQGGACCS, via the exons ATGACCTCGCCACCCGCAAATGTACTCTCTTTGCGACAGGTCGGCCATTCGAAGGGTCCATTTCATCCCCATATAAAGGGCAGGCTGCTTACGCCGGAAGCAACGCGAAACGTCTCTTCCGCCTCCTCTCACGCGAACTTGGCGGAGGAGCCCAAATCCGTTGCGGCTGTCATCTGCTCCTCCGTTTTCGGTCGATTCGAGTTCGTTCCTAAGTTTCCTCTCTTCCTCGATCTCGATCTCGATCTCGATCTCGGATTCGAAGCCGGGTGGTTTTGGATTCGAGGGAGGATGTCGTACGCTTATCTGTTCAAGTATATCATCATCGGCGACACGG GAGTGGGGAAATCATGTCTTCTTTTGCAATTCACTGACAAGCGTTTCCAACCTGTGCATGACCTGACAATTGGTGTGGAATTTGGGGCTAGAATGATTAATATTGACAACAAGCCCATTAAGTTGCAGATATGGGATACA GCTGGTCAAGAGTCATTTCGATCAATTACAAGATCTTATTATAGAGGTGCCGCAGGTGCCCTTCTTGTTTATGACATCACCAG GAGGGAGACATTCAATCATCTTGCTAGCTGGTTAGAAGATGCAAGACAACACGCTAATGCTAATATGACAATTATGTTGATTGGCAATAAGTGTGATTTGGCTCACAGAAGAGCTGTTAGCACTGAGGAAGGCGAACAGTTCGCTAAGGAGCATGGTTTAATTTTCATGGAGGCATCTGCCAAAACAGCACAGAATGTTGAGGAG GCTTTTATTAGAACTGCTGCAACAATATACAAGAAAATTCAGGATGGTGTCTTCGATGTATCAAATGAG TCATATGGAATCAAAATTGGATATGGAGGGGTTCCTGGTCCATCAGGTGGAAGGGATTCATCTTCTCAAGGTGGTGCTTGCTGCAGTTGA